Proteins encoded together in one Pseudomonas sp. ADAK13 window:
- a CDS encoding ABC transporter substrate-binding protein, translated as MITLRVLGTSVTLLETLRVRAEQELGIRLVYQVHDVEQAQRIAVMQPDSYDLYDQWFHNVDFVWPARAIQPIDTRRIALWHEINDLPKRGRLSANDRLGSGSVPSERLFVQHDGSLGSTVTERISMLPLTHNADSFAYRPERLPEGFNRANESWGWLLDPAWGARTALQSDAAIGALDAALAVQGAGLASFKDIGNMSIEEIDVLADILVRKQKEGHFAAFWSDDEEAAQLMLSPSIDIQSLWSPTLMRLHRAGVKYRLAVPREGYRAWFGGLSLSRHAKGPVLDAAYAYLNWWLSGWPGAVMARQGYYIGNPARSRDHLSSAEWDYWYAGLPAREELLGSDGLPLIDVGEVRDGGSYEQRMGHIAVWNSVMDEHNYLVRRWGDFMRART; from the coding sequence ATGATCACGCTTCGCGTCCTCGGCACGTCGGTGACCTTGCTGGAAACCTTGCGTGTGCGCGCCGAACAGGAGCTGGGCATTCGCCTGGTGTACCAGGTGCACGATGTCGAGCAGGCGCAGCGCATCGCGGTGATGCAGCCCGACAGCTACGACCTCTACGACCAGTGGTTTCACAACGTCGACTTCGTGTGGCCGGCGCGGGCGATCCAGCCGATCGACACCCGGCGCATCGCGCTGTGGCACGAGATCAACGACCTGCCCAAGCGCGGCCGCCTGTCTGCCAACGACCGCCTGGGCAGCGGCAGTGTGCCCAGCGAGCGCTTGTTCGTGCAGCACGACGGCAGCCTCGGCAGCACCGTCACCGAACGCATCAGCATGCTGCCCCTGACCCACAACGCCGACAGTTTTGCCTACCGTCCCGAGCGCCTGCCTGAGGGGTTCAACCGCGCCAACGAGAGCTGGGGCTGGCTGCTGGACCCGGCCTGGGGGGCGCGTACCGCGCTGCAAAGTGACGCCGCCATCGGTGCCCTCGACGCCGCGCTGGCGGTGCAGGGCGCGGGGCTGGCGAGCTTCAAGGACATCGGCAACATGAGCATCGAAGAGATCGATGTGCTGGCCGATATCCTGGTGCGCAAGCAGAAGGAAGGGCACTTCGCGGCGTTCTGGTCCGACGACGAAGAAGCGGCGCAACTGATGCTCAGCCCGAGCATCGACATCCAGAGTTTGTGGTCTCCGACCTTGATGCGCCTGCACCGGGCCGGGGTCAAATACCGCCTGGCGGTGCCCCGTGAAGGCTATCGCGCCTGGTTCGGCGGGTTGTCGTTGTCGCGCCATGCCAAGGGCCCGGTGCTGGACGCGGCCTATGCCTACCTCAACTGGTGGCTGTCCGGCTGGCCCGGCGCGGTGATGGCGCGCCAGGGGTATTACATTGGCAACCCGGCCCGTAGCCGCGATCACCTGAGCAGTGCCGAATGGGACTACTGGTACGCCGGCCTGCCTGCGCGGGAGGAACTGTTGGGCAGCGACGGCTTGCCGCTGATCGATGTGGGCGAGGTGCGTGACGGCGGCTCCTATGAGCAGCGCATGGGGCATATCGCGGTGTGGAACTCGGTGATGGACGAGCACAACTACCTGGTGCGGCGCTGGGGCGACTTCATGCGGGCGCGGACGTAA
- a CDS encoding putative bifunctional diguanylate cyclase/phosphodiesterase has protein sequence MRWRHTFQTRIAGVLALLLLVVVAAVYFAVKTATNRAVENQAQVQLETGSQVFERLLDLRGRRLQYGLNWLTADLPFRQSVTEGEPAAILAALRRHGTGLTSSEVFVLGLDGQVMISTLQALTPGQAFPYNDALRQARRSGLQMLIVALDGRPFLLVQQEVVDLAPIARVAMGFPMDEVFASELRSMSNLEVSFISVQQGQPGELFSTQPEAFQASIASDLQAPYINPVPQLNLFHGQRYLSQVLPLGNTADGGEVRVLLQSPLDHALESFAPLDRQFLAIALVVLLVSLAGALFLARRVSRPLNALVEAAERIGAGDYRTPVRVRSHDEFGLLAQAFNAMQTGIAVRERQLAHNALHDPLTGLPNRALAMERLGSAISAGRPVVLLYLGIENYRVINEGYGPEGVEEMLREASRCLLSSLSASDTAARITGSEFLLLLENTEIDRVVALADRLYGLLTEPQRIGGDELRHEVSIGIAAYPADGQQVEELISRAAIARHDAAALPGYLQIYQQDRDLAHQRQISLIRDLRRAAAEGELYLCYQPKLDLTHGHVRQAEALLRWQHPTLGLVSPAEFIPLAERTGSMGSLTHWVIEEAIRQLAEWEVRGLQVQLSVNISVDDLADDGLALRVTELLAHYRVSARQLIFEITESAIMHNPAQALSVLEQLRGCGISLSVDDFGTGYSSLAQLQRLPVQELKIDQSFVRNLDSTSGDGVIVRSTIEMSHNLGLKVVAEGVEFEPSLKLLKLWKCDTAQGYLISRPLNAMAFEMWMRRERVPV, from the coding sequence ATGAGGTGGCGCCATACGTTTCAAACCCGGATCGCCGGGGTGCTGGCGCTGCTGTTGCTGGTGGTCGTGGCCGCGGTGTATTTCGCGGTGAAGACCGCGACCAACCGCGCCGTGGAAAACCAGGCCCAGGTGCAACTGGAAACCGGCAGCCAGGTGTTCGAACGTTTGCTCGACCTGCGGGGCCGGCGCCTGCAATACGGCTTGAACTGGCTGACGGCAGACTTGCCCTTCCGCCAGTCGGTCACCGAGGGCGAGCCCGCCGCGATTCTCGCTGCCCTGCGCCGGCACGGCACCGGCCTGACGTCCAGTGAAGTGTTTGTGCTGGGCCTCGACGGCCAGGTGATGATCAGCACGTTACAGGCGCTGACGCCCGGCCAGGCCTTTCCCTACAACGATGCCTTGCGCCAGGCCCGGCGCAGTGGCCTGCAAATGTTGATCGTGGCCCTCGATGGCCGGCCTTTTCTGCTGGTGCAGCAGGAAGTGGTCGATCTGGCACCGATTGCCCGTGTCGCCATGGGCTTTCCCATGGACGAAGTGTTTGCCAGTGAATTGCGCTCCATGAGCAACCTGGAAGTCTCGTTCATCAGTGTGCAGCAGGGCCAGCCCGGCGAATTGTTCAGCACCCAGCCCGAGGCGTTCCAGGCCTCGATTGCCAGCGACTTGCAGGCCCCGTACATCAACCCTGTGCCGCAACTGAACCTGTTTCACGGCCAGCGTTATCTCAGCCAGGTACTGCCCCTGGGCAACACCGCAGACGGCGGTGAAGTGCGGGTGCTTCTGCAAAGTCCGCTGGACCACGCCCTCGAATCCTTCGCGCCGCTGGACCGGCAGTTTCTCGCGATCGCCCTGGTGGTGCTGCTGGTGTCACTGGCGGGCGCGTTGTTTCTGGCACGGCGGGTGTCGCGCCCGCTCAATGCGCTGGTCGAGGCGGCCGAACGTATCGGCGCCGGTGACTACCGCACGCCGGTGCGGGTTCGCAGCCATGATGAGTTCGGCCTGCTGGCCCAGGCCTTCAACGCCATGCAAACCGGGATCGCCGTGCGCGAGCGGCAACTGGCCCACAACGCCCTGCACGACCCGCTTACCGGCCTGCCCAACCGCGCGCTGGCCATGGAGCGCCTGGGCAGCGCTATCAGCGCGGGCCGGCCCGTGGTGTTGCTGTACCTGGGCATTGAAAACTACCGGGTGATCAACGAAGGCTATGGCCCGGAAGGCGTGGAAGAGATGCTCCGCGAAGCCAGCCGCTGCCTGCTGTCGAGCCTGTCGGCCAGCGACACCGCCGCACGCATCACCGGCAGCGAGTTCTTGCTGCTGCTGGAAAACACCGAGATCGACCGTGTCGTGGCCCTGGCTGACCGCTTGTATGGGCTGCTGACCGAGCCCCAGCGCATCGGCGGCGATGAACTGCGCCACGAAGTGAGCATCGGCATCGCCGCTTACCCGGCCGACGGCCAGCAGGTTGAAGAACTGATCAGCCGCGCCGCTATTGCCCGTCACGATGCAGCGGCGTTGCCGGGCTATTTGCAGATCTACCAACAGGACCGCGACCTCGCTCACCAACGCCAGATCAGCCTGATCCGCGACCTGCGCCGGGCGGCGGCGGAGGGCGAGTTGTACCTGTGTTATCAGCCCAAGCTCGACCTGACCCACGGCCATGTGCGCCAGGCCGAAGCGCTGCTGCGCTGGCAGCATCCGACCCTCGGGCTGGTGTCGCCCGCCGAATTCATTCCCCTGGCCGAGCGCACCGGCAGCATGGGCAGCCTGACCCACTGGGTGATCGAAGAAGCCATTCGGCAACTGGCCGAGTGGGAGGTGCGCGGATTGCAGGTGCAGTTGTCGGTGAACATCTCGGTGGACGACCTGGCCGATGACGGCCTGGCCCTGCGGGTGACTGAGTTGTTGGCACACTACCGCGTATCGGCCCGGCAACTGATTTTCGAAATCACCGAAAGCGCGATCATGCACAACCCGGCCCAGGCCCTCAGCGTGCTCGAGCAACTTCGCGGCTGTGGCATCAGCCTGTCGGTGGACGACTTCGGCACCGGCTATTCATCGCTGGCGCAACTGCAACGCCTGCCGGTGCAGGAGCTGAAGATCGACCAGTCGTTCGTGCGCAACCTCGACAGCACCTCCGGCGACGGCGTTATCGTGCGTTCGACCATCGAGATGAGCCACAACCTGGGGCTCAAGGTGGTGGCCGAAGGTGTGGAGTTCGAGCCGAGCCTCAAGCTGCTCAAGCTCTGGAAGTGCGACACGGCACAGGGTTATCTGATCAGCCGGCCGCTGAATGCCATGGCGTTTGAAATGTGGATGCGCCGCGAGCGGGTGCCGGTTTAG
- a CDS encoding pyridoxal phosphate-dependent decarboxylase family protein, whose product MTPEEFRQHGHAMIDLIADYRQNIEQRGVQPTTTPGEIKSALPASPPETAEPFEQIMGDVEKLIMPGLLHWQHPSFFGFFPSNVELSSVLGDCLSTGLGVVGLSWQSSPALTEIEEVTTDWLRDMIGLSANWSGVIQDSASTSTLVALISARERSSNYALMHDGLQNSGAPLIVYTSAHAHSSVNKAAILAGFGQNNIRIVATDEHNAMSPQALEQAIEQDLTAGNRPCVVIATTGTTAAMAIDPLEAIGALTQRHGLWLHVDSAMAGAAMILPECRALWSGIEKADSLVLNPHKWLGAAFDCSVYFVRDPEHLIRIMTTNPSYLQSKADGQVRNYRDWRISLGSRFRALKLWFLIREQGVSGLQARLRRDLANARWLAEQIEGSKHWKLVAAVALQTLCIRHEPPGLGGEALDNHTRAWAEKLNQSGKAYVTPAILGERWMVRVSIGALGTERHHIEGLWELLQTLVDETAQR is encoded by the coding sequence ATGACACCTGAAGAATTCCGCCAACATGGCCACGCCATGATCGACCTGATTGCAGACTATCGACAAAACATCGAGCAGCGCGGTGTGCAACCCACCACGACCCCCGGCGAAATCAAATCCGCCCTGCCGGCCAGCCCGCCTGAAACAGCCGAACCGTTCGAACAGATCATGGGCGACGTCGAAAAACTGATCATGCCCGGTCTGTTGCACTGGCAGCATCCGAGCTTCTTCGGTTTTTTCCCGTCCAATGTGGAACTGTCCTCCGTCCTCGGCGATTGCTTGAGTACCGGCCTGGGCGTGGTGGGATTGTCGTGGCAATCGAGCCCGGCCCTGACCGAAATCGAGGAAGTCACCACCGATTGGCTGCGCGACATGATCGGCCTGAGCGCCAACTGGAGCGGAGTGATCCAGGATTCGGCCTCGACCTCCACCCTGGTGGCGCTGATCAGCGCTCGCGAACGCAGTTCCAACTACGCGCTGATGCACGATGGCCTGCAAAACAGCGGCGCACCACTCATCGTCTACACCTCGGCCCACGCCCATAGTTCAGTGAACAAAGCCGCCATCCTGGCCGGGTTCGGCCAGAACAATATCCGTATCGTGGCCACCGACGAACACAATGCGATGTCACCGCAGGCATTGGAGCAGGCCATCGAACAAGACCTGACTGCCGGGAACAGACCCTGTGTGGTGATTGCGACCACCGGCACAACGGCAGCCATGGCCATCGACCCTCTGGAAGCCATCGGCGCCCTGACTCAGCGTCACGGCCTCTGGCTGCATGTCGACTCGGCCATGGCCGGTGCCGCGATGATCCTCCCGGAATGCCGGGCTCTGTGGAGCGGCATCGAGAAAGCCGACTCGCTGGTCCTCAACCCTCACAAATGGCTAGGGGCAGCGTTTGATTGCTCGGTGTACTTCGTACGCGACCCCGAGCACCTGATTCGCATCATGACCACCAACCCCAGCTATCTGCAGTCCAAGGCTGATGGCCAGGTCAGAAACTACCGCGACTGGCGAATCTCCCTGGGCAGCCGCTTCCGCGCCCTGAAGCTGTGGTTCCTGATCCGCGAGCAAGGCGTCAGCGGCCTGCAGGCCCGGCTGCGACGTGACCTCGCCAATGCCCGCTGGCTGGCAGAACAGATTGAAGGCAGCAAGCACTGGAAACTGGTGGCCGCCGTCGCCCTGCAAACGCTGTGCATCCGGCACGAGCCGCCAGGCCTTGGTGGTGAGGCGCTGGACAACCACACCCGCGCCTGGGCGGAAAAACTCAATCAATCAGGCAAAGCCTACGTCACCCCCGCCATTCTGGGCGAGCGCTGGATGGTACGCGTGTCCATCGGCGCGCTGGGGACGGAGCGCCACCACATCGAAGGCTTGTGGGAACTGTTGCAAACCCTGGTCGATGAAACGGCCCAGCGTTGA